From a region of the Rouxiella sp. S1S-2 genome:
- a CDS encoding siderophore-interacting protein has translation MTDNLSISRVQLIRHEIKRRQLDVVNVEQISPGFKRITLTGDSLADFISASFDDHIKFIVNPEAAEPAMRDYTPRSYDNVKKELVIEFAMHGEGPANQWAENVKAGDKAFIAGPRGSRVIPMDYDWQLMLGDETAFPAIARRLEELPAGTRVTVVALAADKQDRLTFSSQANPEIIWVDTPEQLTEWAINHQLAAGEGFVWCAAEASIIKALRNIFVEEKGHNINAIRTSAYWKKRTAAFHEEVS, from the coding sequence ATGACCGACAATTTATCCATCAGCCGCGTGCAACTCATTCGTCATGAAATAAAACGCCGCCAGCTTGACGTGGTGAACGTTGAGCAAATCAGTCCGGGATTTAAACGCATCACCCTCACCGGTGATTCGCTGGCTGATTTTATCAGTGCATCATTTGATGACCACATAAAATTTATTGTTAATCCCGAGGCGGCCGAACCGGCGATGCGCGATTACACACCGCGTTCATACGACAATGTTAAAAAAGAGTTGGTTATAGAATTCGCCATGCACGGAGAAGGGCCTGCCAACCAGTGGGCAGAAAATGTTAAAGCCGGTGACAAAGCTTTTATAGCCGGTCCGCGGGGTTCTCGGGTTATCCCAATGGATTATGACTGGCAGTTGATGCTGGGTGACGAAACGGCATTTCCGGCCATTGCGCGTCGTTTAGAAGAGCTACCGGCTGGGACGCGCGTTACCGTCGTTGCCTTGGCTGCCGACAAGCAGGATCGTCTCACATTTAGCTCACAGGCAAATCCTGAAATTATTTGGGTGGACACCCCAGAGCAGCTAACGGAATGGGCTATCAATCATCAGCTTGCGGCAGGTGAAGGCTTTGTATGGTGTGCCGCCGAGGCCTCGATTATTAAGGCGCTGCGCAACATTTTTGTTGAGGAAAAAGGTCACAACATTAATGCCATACGTACCTCGGCCTATTGGAAAAAAAGAACCGCCGCGTTTCATGAAGAAGTGTCTTAA
- a CDS encoding MarR family winged helix-turn-helix transcriptional regulator: protein MSESHNDDVLWIMHMIMHRYRAKQFELLRDGNYDITHMEAKVLSYLGRYPGAVQGDLSRFMERDKAQLARLIKGLRDKGLLTSDPDADDRRIMRLTLTEAGREVKKIMHLQGQELKKVAIEGLSEEEHQQLLSLVRRVYDNFERQ from the coding sequence ATGAGTGAATCCCACAATGACGATGTGCTGTGGATAATGCATATGATTATGCATCGCTATCGCGCCAAACAGTTTGAGCTCCTGCGTGATGGAAACTATGACATCACCCATATGGAAGCCAAAGTTTTAAGTTATCTTGGCCGTTATCCAGGCGCTGTACAGGGCGATTTGTCACGTTTTATGGAACGAGATAAAGCGCAACTTGCCAGGCTTATCAAGGGCCTGCGCGACAAAGGCCTACTAACCAGCGACCCCGACGCAGACGACCGCAGAATTATGCGTTTAACGCTCACTGAAGCCGGACGTGAAGTGAAAAAAATTATGCATCTGCAGGGGCAAGAGCTTAAAAAAGTCGCCATTGAAGGACTGAGTGAGGAAGAGCATCAGCAGTTGCTTAGCCTGGTCCGCCGTGTGTACGATAATTTTGAGCGGCAGTAA